The genomic stretch AAGTGGCGTCCGACACCCCACCTCCAGCGGATAGTTGTTGCGCCATCATTGCCGGCACTAACGATGTTGCCGCCGGTCAGCAGGTGAACATCTACCAACACCTGGAGCGGCGCATCACCAGCAAGCTGAGGACTGCCGGCGGGGTTGTCGTCGCTACTCTGCCCCAGAGACACGACCTGCCTGCGAGCCATCCTGTCAACCTGGAGACCGCGCGAGTAAACTCGTACATCGAGGAGCTGTGCGTGAGGCATCGTGGGACAGAAGTACTCGACTTCAGCCTCATCGGCAGAGAGGCCTTCACACCGCACGGGATGCACCTCAAGCCCACACACAAACACCTGCTGGCCGAGCTGCTGCTGGAGTGTGTGCAAAGGTTGGACCACGCAGTCACCCCGGCCCTGGCATCGCCCGCTAGCCCCTGCGGGCCGCCGCCGCCGGCCCAGCCGGGATCGCCCGCCGCCCATGTGTCGCCAGCTTCTCCTGAACCACCGGTCCGGACCATGGCCTACGACACCTTCGCCGAGGCGGTGAAGAGGCAACGCCCAGCCAACCTCCAGTGCGGTGATGATTCTGGACAAAAAAAACTGTCggtttttaaccaatgtaaaagaAGGATAGACACATCAGAACCAGAGCGTCAAAATTTGCGACAAACATTCCACAGAAAAcatcaaaccaacaaaattcaaaattcaaccaaaattttctcggttgtgcatcaaaatgcacagactGCCACCAACAAAGCAGACGAGCTGTCGCTCATGGCACGCGAACTGCATCCtgacgtttttgttatttctgaacatggtttcaaacctgaaacagtcagactgttcaggattgacaactataaattggcaacatcttacgatcgaactcattttaaagggggaggtgtggcaattttcgtaaaatctgatattgaattccttccacacaagttgactcacagttgtgatttagattttgaagtggatGGAATAAAAATCGGCCTGAATTCTGATGATAAAATTACAACTATTGGTTTATATCGTTCTCCAAACGGATgcagcaatatttttttgaaaattttgaaaatcttctaaattctaTCTGTTTGAAGTCGTCCAAGTTTATCATAACTGGcgactttaacattgatgttttagaccacaccaaccccctgacccagcggctacgcgacatcctaaattctttcggattgatctggtcagtaaacacgccaacacgagtgaccgccacatcgagtaaagccatcgacaacgtcatcacaaacattccaaacgcctcagtcactgttttcaatgcggccatctctgaccacttcgctcaggagaccactatcagtaactttcagccagaaattgaacacccgtcatccaaaatcaaaagagacactagctcggaaaacattgcccttttgaatacgtttttaaaaaatgagtcctggtcgtttttagacaatcttgaaagcatagatgaagcttacaccgcgtttcataatctttttgtttatcacttaaatgtaacttgtcctttcaaaaattttaaagagcgcaaacaagcaaaacaaaattcgtgggtgacgaaggaaattttagaattacgagAACtgctcaaattttaccattcgatttacattagcaccgaaaatgaacaatttaaaacttttgcaaaAGCACGTGaagttgaaacaaaattgaaaaattgcgaaaacttttccaaaactgcttggggcattattaaaaatgtaacaacacagccaaattgctcaaaaaacttccaaattccaaagctcaaaatccaggacgaaattatttcagatccctttaaagtggcaagtgaattcaagtgaattcatttttttcatctgttgcatcacttgacccatcattcaaaggcctcaattgcagcgaagtgtcatcgatgggaccggtctcatccatggcactgtctcctgtgagtgaggaagaggtggcccgcgtgatacagggattgaaacaaaaaaaaatcatgtgacatcaacggcatgtctgtgtggctgctcaaacgttgctctaagcatattttggctccactcacaaatttgatcaacttgtctttaGCACAAGGCATTTTcccctcccttttgaaatctgcgaaagtcacacccattttcaaaaaagacgatccttgccttgcaagcaactatcgtccaatttcaatcctcccagttatgagcaaagtttttgaaatgatttttcttgtcagatttgaaaatttttttgatcgttttgaaatcctctgttccgaacaatttggtttcagaaaaaaacaaatcaacaatcgatgcggtcacagacctaatcgatacagttgtcgatggcctggagagaagagaacatgtgttaagcatatttctagacctctctaaagcattcgactgtgtacatcacgaaacactgttgtaccagttgacgacatgtggtgttcgaggtctgccgcacgaatggatctcgtcttacctcagggatagaagccagtgtgtgcagattgcgaataccctgttaggaaaggttcaaatgacttatggtgtcccacagggatctatccttggacctgtccttttccttgtgtacgtcaacagattgaactcatcgatccttacggggaagatggttcagtatgctgacgatacaactctctgcatcagagcaaaaacaaaagatgaattagaaatcaactcatttttagaactgaattcatgtactgtattcagtatttttcaacactaaatctgagggccaacagttccaaatcaagcgtcgtcaatttttttctccggcagcaagaacctgacaacttcgctgccgtgatggcggatgatgttctaatagaagaaactgattccaccaagttcctcggaatgcacctagatcgagggctgacttgggacgatcacattgacggcatttgttcaaaggtttcctcaggcatttatgccttacggaaccttgcaaaattctgctctttggatatactaagaaaggcctactttggcttggtatatccacatctgacatacggtttgagactgtggggctgtggggcagctgttctaaatacaaattcgaacgtgtatttagaagtcaaaagaaagctgtccgaatcatttcaaaattgaacttcagatgcaaaaacaccttcagggagcttggattgctgactttgccctgtctctatatcctggaggttgtcctgtactgccgttctaagtgtaacttggttcaaggcagggacgttcaccagtatgggactagaggcagggacaacttccgcgttcaacaacacagaactgcagcattcgaa from Homalodisca vitripennis isolate AUS2020 chromosome 2, UT_GWSS_2.1, whole genome shotgun sequence encodes the following:
- the LOC124355352 gene encoding uncharacterized protein LOC124355352, with the translated sequence MPGVADLVIENGKLKDQVQQLKDQLKCVLDHSIESDTRLLQYTDQVFVANSSRLDSPSRASATDCGVQCDLLSDCRDQRCADTRDLVGSLKVTIEVLEAELQCLKEGAARCECGGGVLETEWTINSRKRLPITSENRDAAESGNSEKEPPKSQRRKTDDGRQKRRRKKKRAIKTSKHLNALSDHQTNRKTPLSFSSILIDGDSHSRGLAGLVRRMVARGTAVQGVCKPGAKLQEVASDTPPPADSCCAIIAGTNDVAAGQQVNIYQHLERRITSKLRTAGGVVVATLPQRHDLPASHPVNLETARVNSYIEELCVRHRGTEVLDFSLIGREAFTPHGMHLKPTHKHLLAELLLECVQRLDHAVTPALASPASPCGPPPPAQPGSPAAHVSPASPEPPVRTMAYDTFAEAVKRQRPANLQCGDDSGQKKLSVFNQCKRRIDTSEPERQNLRQTFHRKHQTNKIQNSTKIFSVVHQNAQTATNKADELSLMARELHPDVFVISEHGFKPETVRLFRIDNYKLATSYDRTHFKGGGVAIFVKSDIEFLPHKLTHSCDLDFEVDGIKIGLNSDDKITTIGLYRSPNGCSNIFLKILKIF